The Candidatus Margulisiibacteriota bacterium genome has a window encoding:
- the nifJ gene encoding pyruvate:ferredoxin (flavodoxin) oxidoreductase produces the protein MNRKKVSIDGNQAAAYCAYHLNEVITIYPITPSSPMGELADQWSKENVSNIWGTVPHVTEMQSEAGAAGAVHGSLQTGALTTTFTASQGLLLMLPNMYKIAGELNSTVFHVTARTIATHALSIFCDHSDVMAARSTGFALLASNSVQEAMDFALIAQAATLESRIPFLHFFDGFRTSHEISKIEELTVTDLRAMIDETLVRQHRERALSPDHPFIRGTSQNPDVFFQARETANPYYAACPSIVQKIMDKFAGIAGRQYSLFQYTGAPDADRIIVLIGSGAQTVQETVEHLNRHGEKVGVLKVRLYRPFSLEHFIAAIPKTVTNITVLDRTKEPGSQGEPLYLDVVAAINEAHDKGISHFSQPPRITGGRYGLSSKEFYPPMVKAIFDNMDKNINHFTVGIKDDVTYNSLDYDESFSIEPEDRTRAIFYGLGADGTVSANKNSIKIIGEGTDNYAQGYFVYDSHKAGSLTISHLRFGPAPIDAPYLITQANFVACHQFEFVERLDILKVAQHNAPFLLNSPYPEEQVWDHLPRTAQEHIINKNLRFFVIDAYKIARDIGLDVRINTIMQTCFFALSKVIPIENAISTIKHSIEKSYGKHGDVIVKMNFQAVDEALNNLHEVKVPGKATSSFDFRPVVPDNAPEFVQIVTAKLLTYEGDDLPVSAFAPDGTFPSGTTKYEKRNIAKEIPAWDTNTCIQCGKCSLVCPHAVIRAKVYDPAILEHAPDTFKSTPARMRPFQDKLFTLQVSPEDCTGCTLCVVVCPAKNQQEPRLKAINMVPQAPIREQEVKNWEFFSQIPEIDRSKLNLSLARDIQFLQPLFEFSAACAGCGETPYLKLLSQLFGERIYIANATGCSSIYGGNLPTTPWTTNREGKGPAWSNSLFEDNAEFGFGMKQGLNKQIEYAKELLQGMSEAIGNDLVEALLNAEQNSESDIDQQRERIKTLKEKLAMLDDDNAKMLLSIADLLARKNVWIVGGDGWAYDIGYGGLDHVLALGANINILVLDTEIYSNTGGQMSKATPRGAVAKFAAAGKKTAKKDLAMLAMVYGNVYVARIAMGADDAQSIKAFREAQAYDGPSIIVAYSHCIGQGYNLAYGMQQQKAAVLSGYWPLIRYNPALVKEGKSPLQLDSKPASIPLEDYIYNETRYSILVHSNPEEAKLLLARAKEDVAKRWKLYEHWAKLPV, from the coding sequence ATGAATAGAAAAAAAGTATCAATTGATGGGAACCAGGCAGCTGCTTATTGTGCCTATCATTTAAACGAAGTTATTACCATTTATCCAATAACTCCATCGTCGCCTATGGGAGAGCTGGCTGATCAGTGGTCGAAGGAAAATGTGTCTAACATTTGGGGTACAGTGCCGCATGTGACCGAGATGCAGAGTGAGGCCGGAGCCGCAGGAGCTGTTCACGGATCACTGCAAACAGGTGCACTTACGACTACGTTCACTGCTTCTCAAGGGTTGCTGCTCATGTTGCCGAACATGTACAAGATAGCCGGAGAGCTGAACTCCACAGTATTCCATGTCACGGCCCGGACAATAGCAACACATGCGTTATCAATCTTCTGTGACCACAGCGATGTCATGGCTGCAAGATCAACCGGATTCGCATTACTCGCATCTAATTCTGTTCAGGAAGCCATGGATTTTGCTTTAATCGCGCAGGCAGCTACACTGGAATCAAGAATACCGTTCCTGCATTTTTTCGATGGGTTCCGTACCTCTCATGAGATATCGAAAATCGAAGAACTCACGGTCACAGACCTGCGTGCCATGATTGACGAAACGCTGGTAAGACAGCACCGGGAACGCGCTTTATCACCCGACCACCCATTTATCCGAGGCACTTCACAGAACCCTGACGTATTCTTCCAGGCCCGAGAGACTGCCAACCCCTACTACGCAGCTTGCCCCAGCATTGTCCAGAAAATTATGGACAAGTTTGCCGGCATTGCGGGCAGGCAATATTCATTATTCCAATATACCGGTGCACCGGACGCAGACAGAATAATCGTACTAATAGGTTCCGGAGCGCAAACTGTACAAGAAACCGTTGAACATCTCAACCGGCACGGAGAAAAAGTCGGTGTGCTCAAGGTCAGGCTTTATCGGCCGTTTTCCCTCGAACATTTTATCGCGGCTATTCCAAAAACCGTAACGAATATTACCGTACTCGACAGGACAAAGGAGCCGGGCAGTCAAGGCGAACCGCTCTACCTTGATGTCGTAGCAGCTATTAATGAAGCACACGACAAGGGAATCTCGCATTTTTCTCAGCCACCCCGTATAACCGGTGGCAGATATGGGCTCTCCTCAAAAGAATTCTATCCCCCGATGGTCAAAGCGATATTTGATAATATGGACAAAAACATCAACCATTTTACTGTCGGAATAAAAGATGATGTGACCTATAATAGCCTTGATTATGACGAAAGTTTCTCTATAGAACCGGAAGACAGGACCCGCGCTATTTTCTACGGACTAGGTGCTGACGGCACTGTAAGCGCGAATAAAAACTCTATTAAAATTATCGGGGAAGGAACAGATAATTATGCCCAGGGATATTTTGTTTACGACTCACATAAAGCCGGATCGCTGACCATTTCACACCTCAGATTTGGTCCTGCACCGATTGACGCGCCCTATCTTATTACCCAAGCAAACTTCGTAGCCTGCCATCAATTCGAGTTCGTAGAACGGCTGGATATTCTCAAAGTCGCACAGCACAACGCTCCCTTCCTGCTCAATAGTCCTTACCCGGAGGAACAGGTCTGGGATCACCTGCCCCGAACAGCTCAGGAGCATATCATTAATAAGAATTTACGCTTCTTTGTTATCGACGCGTATAAAATAGCCAGGGACATCGGATTGGACGTACGGATCAACACCATAATGCAAACATGTTTTTTTGCGCTCAGTAAGGTTATCCCCATTGAAAATGCTATTAGCACAATAAAACATTCCATTGAAAAATCTTATGGCAAACATGGCGATGTTATTGTGAAGATGAATTTCCAGGCTGTCGATGAAGCGCTTAACAATCTACACGAAGTTAAGGTCCCGGGAAAAGCAACAAGCAGCTTTGATTTTCGTCCGGTTGTTCCTGACAATGCACCGGAATTCGTGCAGATTGTTACTGCAAAGCTCCTTACCTATGAAGGAGACGATCTTCCGGTCAGTGCTTTTGCTCCCGACGGAACATTTCCAAGTGGTACAACAAAATATGAAAAACGAAATATTGCCAAAGAAATCCCGGCGTGGGATACAAATACCTGTATCCAATGCGGAAAATGTTCCCTGGTTTGCCCCCATGCGGTTATTCGTGCAAAAGTCTATGACCCTGCCATTCTTGAACATGCACCGGACACCTTTAAATCAACCCCGGCACGCATGCGCCCCTTCCAGGATAAGCTTTTCACATTACAAGTTTCGCCCGAAGACTGTACCGGATGTACGCTTTGCGTCGTCGTGTGCCCTGCAAAAAACCAGCAAGAACCCCGGCTCAAAGCAATTAATATGGTGCCGCAGGCCCCTATCCGCGAACAGGAAGTAAAGAACTGGGAATTCTTTTCTCAGATACCTGAGATCGACCGGAGCAAGCTTAATCTTAGTCTGGCAAGAGATATCCAATTCCTTCAGCCGTTATTCGAGTTTTCTGCCGCCTGTGCCGGTTGCGGAGAGACCCCGTACCTCAAACTCCTAAGCCAGCTTTTCGGTGAACGAATATATATCGCTAATGCTACCGGATGCAGCTCTATCTACGGCGGCAATTTACCAACAACTCCCTGGACTACTAATCGCGAGGGAAAAGGTCCGGCCTGGTCCAACTCCCTGTTTGAAGATAATGCCGAATTCGGGTTCGGAATGAAGCAGGGCCTGAATAAGCAAATCGAATATGCCAAAGAACTGCTGCAAGGCATGTCAGAAGCAATTGGTAACGACCTGGTTGAAGCGCTCCTTAACGCAGAGCAGAACTCTGAGTCTGATATCGATCAGCAACGTGAGCGAATCAAAACTTTGAAAGAAAAATTGGCTATGCTGGATGACGATAACGCAAAAATGCTCTTAAGCATAGCAGACCTGCTAGCCCGGAAAAATGTATGGATAGTAGGAGGCGACGGGTGGGCTTATGATATCGGTTATGGGGGACTCGATCATGTACTGGCATTAGGGGCTAACATAAATATCCTTGTACTTGATACCGAAATATACTCCAACACCGGAGGTCAGATGTCCAAGGCTACACCACGCGGAGCCGTCGCCAAATTCGCAGCTGCCGGGAAAAAAACCGCAAAAAAAGATCTGGCTATGCTGGCTATGGTCTATGGAAACGTCTATGTCGCCAGAATTGCCATGGGTGCGGATGACGCTCAGTCAATCAAAGCATTCCGGGAAGCGCAGGCATACGATGGTCCGTCAATCATTGTCGCTTATAGCCACTGCATCGGCCAAGGATACAATCTTGCTTACGGAATGCAGCAACAGAAAGCAGCAGTCCTTTCAGGGTACTGGCCCCTGATCAGATATAACCCGGCACTCGTAAAAGAAGGCAAATCACCACTGCAACTTGATTCAAAACCGGCGAGTATTCCACTCGAAGATTACATCTATAACGAAACACGGTACAGTATATTAGTCCATAGTAATCCGGAAGAAGCGAAATTGCTTTTAGCACGGGCAAAGGAAGACGTTGCAAAGCGCTGGAAGCTCTATGAACACTGGGCAAAACTGCCAGTATAA
- a CDS encoding dihydroorotate dehydrogenase-like protein, translating into MVDLSTEYMGLKLKNPLVASSSPLSQDMENLRRMEESGIAAVVMYSLFEEQITAESKELNRYLVQGTESFAESLTYLPDFGNYKIGPDDYLKHIENAKKLIGIPVIGSLNGVSTGGWTRYAKLIEEAGADALELNTYYLSTSTDITSGQIEKIYIDLVKNIRNSISIPIAVKLSPFFSSIPNMAFQLIEAGANALVLFNRFYQPDLDIEAEKVVPNLVLSTSEELRMRLRWVAILEDRIKTDMAITGGVHTVDDVVKSIMAGAKVAMMTSALLKNGISHITLLIEGLTRWLEEHHRRSVRHLQGVMSQRSVADPAAFERANYMKTLASYKEI; encoded by the coding sequence ATGGTAGACCTAAGCACTGAATACATGGGACTGAAGTTAAAGAACCCGCTGGTTGCCTCTTCATCGCCTTTGAGCCAGGATATGGAAAACCTTCGCCGCATGGAGGAATCCGGTATAGCAGCGGTAGTGATGTACTCACTTTTTGAAGAACAGATAACAGCGGAAAGTAAAGAGTTAAACCGATATCTGGTACAAGGAACAGAGAGTTTTGCGGAATCACTCACCTATTTACCTGATTTCGGCAATTATAAGATAGGGCCCGATGACTATCTTAAACATATTGAAAATGCTAAGAAGCTCATAGGTATACCAGTCATTGGAAGTCTTAACGGAGTCTCTACAGGAGGATGGACGCGTTACGCAAAATTGATTGAAGAAGCAGGAGCAGATGCCTTGGAGTTAAACACCTATTACCTGAGCACAAGTACGGACATTACTTCAGGTCAAATAGAAAAAATATATATTGATCTTGTCAAAAACATCAGGAATAGCATCAGCATACCGATAGCTGTTAAGCTCAGCCCTTTTTTCAGTTCTATTCCGAACATGGCATTTCAACTAATTGAAGCAGGGGCAAATGCTCTCGTACTGTTCAATCGTTTTTACCAGCCGGATCTGGACATAGAAGCAGAAAAGGTTGTTCCTAATCTGGTTTTGAGTACTTCGGAAGAACTGCGGATGCGGCTTCGCTGGGTAGCGATTCTTGAGGACCGGATTAAAACCGATATGGCTATAACCGGTGGCGTTCATACGGTTGATGACGTTGTCAAATCTATAATGGCAGGAGCAAAGGTAGCAATGATGACTTCTGCATTATTAAAAAACGGTATAAGTCATATAACGCTACTGATAGAGGGTTTGACCAGATGGCTGGAAGAGCACCATCGGAGGTCGGTTCGTCATTTGCAGGGGGTAATGAGCCAGCGTTCAGTGGCTGATCCTGCTGCTTTTGAACGGGCTAATTATATGAAAACCCTGGCTTCATATAAAGAAATTTAA
- a CDS encoding ABC transporter ATP-binding protein — MKKNIISVTNVKKSFGTFIALNNVSFEVQEGECFSLLGPNGAGKTTMMKMIYGRSIRDKHDHGNISVFGCDPAMNELEIKYLSGIVQQENNVDEELNVKENLDIYARFYAIPAKSAQERISSQLDFMELSDKKYAHVKELSGGMKRRLVIARALLNNPKLLILDEPTAGLDPQVRHLIWDKIRYLKKEGTTVLLTTHYMEEAFQLADNIMILYQGEKVAGGNPKELLKHTIESYVLEVQDKSELSHIKQLLSTMSARLDEARDILFIFSDTIDDLKKFSTILKPGTFLLRQTNLEDLFLKLTGRKLHEER, encoded by the coding sequence ATGAAAAAAAATATAATCAGTGTCACTAATGTAAAAAAATCTTTTGGCACCTTCATAGCTCTCAACAATGTCAGTTTTGAAGTGCAGGAAGGCGAGTGTTTTTCACTGCTCGGACCGAATGGAGCAGGGAAGACCACCATGATGAAAATGATCTATGGCCGGAGTATTCGCGACAAACACGATCACGGAAACATAAGTGTTTTTGGCTGTGATCCTGCAATGAACGAGCTGGAGATCAAGTATCTCTCCGGCATTGTTCAACAGGAAAATAATGTAGATGAAGAACTTAATGTCAAAGAGAACCTCGATATATATGCCCGTTTCTATGCGATCCCCGCAAAATCCGCCCAAGAAAGGATCAGCAGCCAACTTGATTTCATGGAACTTTCCGACAAAAAGTATGCCCACGTGAAAGAGCTTTCAGGAGGAATGAAAAGACGGCTGGTTATTGCCAGGGCGTTGCTTAATAATCCAAAACTGCTCATTCTCGATGAACCGACAGCAGGATTAGACCCTCAGGTCAGGCACTTAATATGGGACAAGATAAGATACCTCAAAAAAGAAGGCACAACTGTCCTGCTGACCACGCATTATATGGAAGAAGCTTTTCAGCTTGCCGATAATATTATGATCCTCTACCAGGGAGAAAAGGTCGCCGGTGGAAACCCCAAAGAACTTCTTAAGCACACTATCGAAAGCTATGTTCTGGAAGTGCAGGACAAAAGCGAACTATCTCACATCAAACAACTTTTGAGCACGATGTCAGCACGGCTCGATGAAGCTCGTGACATCCTATTCATATTTTCGGACACAATTGATGATCTTAAAAAATTTTCAACGATCTTGAAGCCGGGTACTTTCTTATTACGACAGACTAATCTTGAAGATCTCTTTCTCAAGCTAACAGGGAGGAAACTTCATGAAGAACGGTAA
- a CDS encoding ABC transporter translates to MKNGNGPCPSFWHRISSVWYRHMKVYTKNIVTNGFPPFLEPLIFLFGIGLGLGNYVSTMEGVPYIQFLSLGLILTSAMFTAAFECTYGTYVRLEFEKVYDGMLGAPLTATDLLLGEILWCGTKGLFFATAVLTVISIFGILPIKLFLIVPIIGFLTGIMFAALSLLVTSFVNDINQFNFYSTGFISPMFFFSGVVFSLGSLPPILRIIAELLPLTHTVRLLRMLSVMQLNSMVLVDIGYIVIFTVVMSYLAIRQLKKRLIS, encoded by the coding sequence ATGAAGAACGGTAACGGACCTTGTCCTTCTTTCTGGCACAGGATCAGCAGTGTATGGTACCGGCACATGAAAGTCTATACAAAAAACATTGTCACCAATGGATTTCCACCTTTCCTCGAACCGTTAATCTTTTTATTCGGCATAGGGTTAGGTCTGGGAAATTACGTCTCGACAATGGAAGGCGTTCCCTATATTCAATTCCTGTCCTTAGGGCTCATACTGACTTCTGCGATGTTCACCGCCGCGTTTGAGTGCACATATGGTACTTATGTCCGGTTGGAATTCGAAAAAGTTTATGACGGCATGCTTGGCGCACCTTTAACAGCGACAGATTTGCTGCTTGGAGAAATACTCTGGTGCGGCACAAAAGGTTTATTTTTTGCTACTGCCGTCCTGACAGTTATATCGATATTCGGTATACTGCCGATTAAACTATTTCTTATCGTCCCGATTATCGGATTCCTGACAGGGATTATGTTTGCAGCCCTCTCTCTTCTGGTAACTTCTTTTGTGAATGACATCAACCAGTTTAACTTTTATTCTACCGGGTTCATCTCTCCGATGTTCTTCTTTTCAGGTGTGGTGTTTTCTCTTGGAAGCCTTCCACCGATATTGAGAATAATTGCTGAATTATTACCTCTTACCCATACCGTAAGGCTATTGAGAATGCTGAGTGTTATGCAATTGAATTCGATGGTCTTGGTCGATATAGGTTATATTGTCATCTTTACGGTTGTGATGAGTTATCTTGCAATCAGGCAATTGAAAAAACGATTGATTAGCTAA